From Streptomyces sp. NBC_00237, a single genomic window includes:
- a CDS encoding amino acid permease, with protein sequence MSAHPTQLEKPDRGSDGGPSDNGGLQAGLKNRHLSMIAIGGVIGAGLFVGSGAGIAAAGPAILLSYALVGAMVVFVMRMLGEMAAARPSSGSFSAYADQALGRWAGFSIGWLYWFFWVVVLAVEATAGAKILEGWIPAVPQWGWALIVMLVLTATNLASVSSYGEFEFWFAGIKVVAIGAFVVIGMLAVFGILPGSDNPGAGLAHLTDTGGFFPKGYGAILTGVLMVVFSFMGSEIVTLAAGESEDPQRAVTKATNSVIWRIGIFYLGSIFVVLTLVPWNDKSLVAEGGSYVAALNSIGIPHAGQIMNVIVLTAVLSCLNSGLYTASRMAFSLGQRGDAPRSFTKVSKQGVPQIAILSSVVFGFVAVFFNYMWPDTVFQFLLNSSGAVALFVWLVICFTQLRMRGIILREDPSKLVVKMWLFPYLTWATIAMISFVLVYMLTDDAGRTQVLLSLLVAVLVVGFALIREVVQKRNGTLPPAASRD encoded by the coding sequence ATGAGTGCGCACCCGACTCAGTTGGAGAAGCCGGACAGAGGCTCCGACGGCGGCCCCTCGGACAACGGCGGCCTCCAGGCCGGTCTCAAGAACCGCCACCTGTCCATGATCGCGATCGGCGGCGTCATCGGCGCCGGGCTCTTCGTGGGCTCCGGTGCGGGCATCGCCGCGGCAGGGCCCGCGATCCTGCTGTCGTACGCCCTGGTCGGCGCGATGGTGGTGTTCGTGATGCGGATGCTCGGCGAGATGGCCGCCGCGCGGCCGTCGTCCGGGTCCTTCTCCGCGTACGCCGACCAGGCGCTCGGCCGCTGGGCGGGCTTCTCGATCGGCTGGCTGTACTGGTTCTTCTGGGTCGTCGTGCTCGCGGTCGAGGCGACCGCCGGCGCGAAGATCCTGGAGGGCTGGATTCCGGCGGTACCGCAGTGGGGCTGGGCCCTGATCGTCATGCTCGTGCTGACGGCCACCAACCTCGCCTCGGTGTCGTCGTACGGCGAATTCGAATTCTGGTTCGCGGGGATCAAGGTCGTCGCGATCGGCGCGTTCGTCGTCATCGGCATGCTGGCCGTCTTCGGCATCCTGCCCGGCTCGGACAACCCGGGGGCGGGACTCGCGCATCTGACGGACACCGGAGGATTCTTCCCCAAGGGGTACGGGGCGATCCTGACCGGTGTGCTGATGGTGGTCTTCTCCTTCATGGGCTCGGAGATCGTCACGCTCGCCGCCGGTGAGTCGGAGGACCCGCAGCGCGCCGTCACCAAGGCCACCAACAGCGTCATCTGGCGCATCGGCATCTTCTACCTCGGCTCGATCTTCGTCGTCCTGACGCTGGTGCCGTGGAACGACAAGTCGCTGGTCGCCGAGGGCGGCTCGTACGTCGCCGCGCTGAACTCCATCGGCATCCCGCACGCCGGTCAGATCATGAACGTGATCGTCCTGACCGCCGTACTGTCCTGCCTGAACTCGGGTCTGTACACGGCCTCCCGGATGGCCTTCTCGCTCGGCCAGCGCGGGGACGCGCCGCGCTCCTTCACCAAGGTCAGCAAGCAGGGCGTGCCGCAGATCGCGATCCTGTCGTCGGTCGTCTTCGGCTTCGTCGCCGTCTTCTTCAACTACATGTGGCCGGACACGGTCTTCCAGTTCCTGCTGAACTCGTCGGGTGCCGTCGCGCTCTTCGTCTGGCTGGTCATCTGCTTCACGCAGCTGCGCATGCGCGGGATCATCCTGCGCGAGGACCCGTCGAAGCTGGTCGTGAAGATGTGGCTGTTCCCGTACCTGACGTGGGCGACGATCGCGATGATCTCGTTCGTGCTGGTGTACATGCTGACCGACGACGCCGGGCGCACGCAGGTGCTGCTGTCGCTGC
- a CDS encoding ribose-5-phosphate isomerase: MRVYLGSDHAGYELKNHLVEWLKAHGHDPVDCGPHIYDAQDDYPPFCLRAAEKTAADPDSLGIVIGGSGNGEQIAANKVKGVRAALAWSEQTAALGREHNNANVVSIGGRMHTEAEATKFVEIFLSTPYSDEARHTRRIEMLSAYETTGVLPEIPPHHPQS; the protein is encoded by the coding sequence ATGCGCGTGTACCTCGGTTCCGACCATGCCGGATACGAACTCAAGAACCACCTCGTCGAGTGGCTCAAGGCCCACGGCCACGACCCCGTCGACTGTGGTCCCCACATCTACGACGCCCAGGACGACTACCCGCCGTTCTGCCTCCGCGCCGCCGAGAAGACGGCCGCGGACCCGGACTCGCTCGGCATCGTGATCGGCGGCTCCGGCAACGGGGAGCAGATCGCCGCGAACAAGGTCAAGGGCGTACGGGCGGCTCTCGCCTGGAGCGAGCAGACGGCCGCACTCGGCCGCGAGCACAACAACGCGAACGTCGTCTCCATCGGTGGGCGCATGCACACCGAGGCCGAGGCCACGAAGTTCGTCGAGATCTTCCTCTCGACCCCGTACTCGGACGAGGCCCGCCACACCCGCCGCATCGAGATGCTCTCGGCGTACGAGACCACGGGCGTCCTCCCCGAAATCCCGCCCCACCACCCCCAGAGCTGA
- a CDS encoding Fpg/Nei family DNA glycosylase: MPEGHTIHRLAHEYATRFTHTPHPTPLRITSPQAKFADSAALLDGHRLTTTEAHGKHLFLGFAPLGWVHIHLGLFGKVTFEDTQGRGAKAETVRLHISTPTGEARADLRGPTTCTLITDAEKQAIHDRLGPDPLRTDADPDRARRRIRASRTTIAALLMDQKVVAGVGNVYRAEVLFRHGIDPYTPGKAITDAQWDAIWQDLVDLMHEGVRLNRIDTVRPEHTPEAMGRPPRKDDHGGEVYVYRRAAMPCHLCGSEIRTADLAARNLFWCPTCQKP, encoded by the coding sequence GTGCCCGAAGGCCACACCATCCACCGCCTCGCGCACGAGTACGCCACCCGCTTCACCCACACCCCCCACCCCACCCCCCTCCGCATCACCAGCCCCCAAGCCAAGTTCGCCGACTCCGCCGCCCTCCTCGACGGCCACCGCCTCACCACCACCGAGGCCCACGGCAAACACCTCTTCCTCGGCTTCGCCCCCCTCGGCTGGGTGCACATCCACCTCGGCCTCTTCGGCAAGGTCACCTTCGAGGACACCCAGGGGCGCGGTGCCAAGGCGGAGACCGTCCGCCTCCACATCTCCACCCCCACCGGCGAGGCGCGAGCCGACCTCCGCGGCCCCACCACCTGCACCCTCATCACCGACGCCGAGAAGCAGGCCATTCACGACCGCCTCGGCCCGGACCCCCTCCGCACGGACGCCGACCCCGACCGTGCCCGCCGCCGCATCCGCGCCTCGCGCACCACGATCGCGGCGCTCCTCATGGACCAGAAGGTCGTCGCGGGCGTCGGCAACGTCTACCGCGCCGAAGTCCTCTTCCGGCACGGCATCGACCCGTACACGCCCGGAAAAGCGATCACCGACGCCCAGTGGGACGCGATCTGGCAGGACCTCGTCGACCTCATGCACGAGGGCGTCCGCCTCAACCGCATCGACACCGTCCGCCCCGAACACACCCCCGAGGCCATGGGCCGCCCGCCCCGCAAGGACGACCACGGCGGTGAGGTGTACGTCTACCGCCGCGCCGCCATGCCCTGCCACCTCTGCGGCAGCGAGATCCGCACCGCCGACCTCGCCGCCCGCAACCTCTTCTGGTGCCCGACCTGCCAGAAACCCTGA